The Mesorhizobium sp. B1-1-8 genome contains a region encoding:
- the folP gene encoding dihydropteroate synthase has translation MTTRRWQLAHGRHLDLGARAVVVGILNVTPDSFSDGGLFIAPDAAIAQVRRMVEEGAAVIDIGGESTRPGFSPVTAAEEQGRVLPVIEALARSGEALISIDTYREETARHAIAAGAHIVNDVWGLQREPGIARVAAETGAGLVIMHTGRERQKLPDVIDDQFLFLRKSLEIARAGGVADGQIVLDAGFGFAKETTEENLDLMARFAELRALGFPLMAGTSRKRFIGGVTGREPAERAVGTAATSVILRLKGADLFRVHDVAINVDALAVADAMLARETDPPGR, from the coding sequence GACGCCATCTCGACCTCGGGGCCAGGGCCGTGGTCGTCGGCATTCTCAATGTCACGCCCGACAGCTTCTCCGATGGCGGGTTGTTCATCGCGCCAGACGCGGCGATAGCACAGGTGCGCCGCATGGTCGAGGAAGGGGCGGCGGTCATCGACATCGGCGGAGAATCGACGCGGCCGGGTTTTTCCCCGGTGACCGCGGCGGAAGAGCAGGGACGTGTCCTGCCGGTCATCGAGGCGCTCGCCCGCTCCGGCGAGGCGCTGATCTCGATCGACACCTATCGTGAGGAGACGGCCCGGCATGCCATCGCCGCCGGCGCGCATATCGTCAATGATGTCTGGGGACTGCAGCGCGAGCCGGGCATCGCCCGCGTCGCCGCCGAGACCGGCGCCGGGCTCGTCATCATGCATACCGGGCGCGAACGGCAGAAACTGCCCGACGTGATCGACGACCAGTTTCTCTTCCTGCGCAAATCGCTGGAGATCGCACGCGCCGGCGGCGTTGCCGACGGACAGATCGTGCTCGACGCCGGGTTCGGCTTCGCCAAGGAAACCACCGAGGAAAACCTCGACCTGATGGCGCGGTTTGCCGAGCTTCGGGCGCTCGGTTTCCCGCTGATGGCGGGGACGTCGCGAAAGCGGTTCATCGGCGGCGTCACCGGGCGCGAGCCTGCCGAGCGAGCAGTCGGCACCGCGGCCACCAGCGTTATTCTGCGGCTGAAGGGTGCCGATCTGTTTCGCGTCCACGATGTCGCAATCAACGTGGATGCGCTGGCGGTGGCCGATGCTATGCTGGCGCGAGAAACCGACCCGCCCGGACGCTGA
- the folB gene encoding dihydroneopterin aldolase, whose translation MYVIRMKNCAFFARHGVLDEEETLGQRFYVDAELTVEPSRPLEEDSIEDTVNYGIAFSVIEKIVTGHRRFLIEALALEVAKALAARFPQIRKAAITVRKPNAPVPGVLDHVEVTVVWPE comes from the coding sequence ATGTATGTCATCCGCATGAAGAACTGCGCCTTCTTTGCCCGGCATGGCGTGCTGGACGAAGAGGAGACGCTCGGCCAGCGTTTCTATGTCGATGCCGAGCTCACGGTCGAGCCCAGCCGGCCGCTGGAGGAAGATTCCATCGAGGATACGGTCAACTACGGCATCGCTTTTTCGGTGATCGAGAAGATCGTCACCGGCCATCGCCGTTTCCTGATCGAGGCGCTGGCGCTGGAAGTGGCGAAGGCGCTGGCGGCGCGGTTTCCGCAGATCAGGAAGGCCGCGATCACGGTGCGCAAGCCGAACGCCCCGGTGCCGGGCGTGCTCGATCATGTCGAGGTGACCGTTGTCTGGCCAGAATAG
- the folK gene encoding 2-amino-4-hydroxy-6-hydroxymethyldihydropteridine diphosphokinase, producing the protein MSGQNSAVYLSLGGNLGDPAKSMAAALRMLDGDERSRVTAVSSLYRTPPWGKLDQPDFLNAAAAIETALSPRGLLDLCLDVERRLKRVREERWGPRLIDIDILAFGDRVIHETGLEVPHPRMLERAFVLAPLAEIAPDLVVAGRTVSERLGVVDTSGIERLQSGREWWLSKLN; encoded by the coding sequence TTGTCTGGCCAGAATAGCGCCGTCTATCTCAGCCTCGGCGGCAATCTCGGCGATCCGGCGAAATCCATGGCCGCGGCGCTGCGCATGCTGGACGGCGATGAGCGGTCGCGCGTCACGGCGGTGTCCTCGCTCTACCGCACCCCGCCTTGGGGCAAGCTCGACCAGCCGGACTTTCTCAACGCCGCGGCGGCGATCGAGACGGCGCTCTCGCCACGCGGACTGCTCGACCTTTGCCTCGACGTCGAAAGGCGGTTGAAGCGGGTGCGCGAGGAGCGCTGGGGACCGCGGCTGATCGACATCGACATCCTGGCGTTCGGCGACCGGGTCATCCACGAGACCGGGCTCGAAGTGCCGCATCCGCGCATGCTGGAACGCGCCTTCGTGCTGGCGCCGCTGGCCGAGATCGCGCCCGACCTCGTGGTCGCAGGCAGAACCGTTTCGGAGCGGCTCGGCGTCGTCGACACTTCAGGGATCGAACGGCTGCAGTCGGGCCGGGAGTGGTGGCTGTCAAAGCTCAATTAG
- a CDS encoding DUF924 family protein — MAGLDVRALSVAKFWRDAGEDAWFEKNDAFDRDFRNGFLELHHAAARRECDDWSAHAEGSLALMILLDQFPRNCFRGTAHMYATDPLARYFAAKAIAAGQDLELEEPVRVFLYLPFEHSELFADQQRSLELTTARAPDYIKYAQEHLDIIKRFGRFPHRNRMLGRETTPEEQAFLDGGGFSG; from the coding sequence ATGGCAGGGCTTGACGTGCGAGCGCTTTCGGTCGCCAAATTCTGGCGCGACGCCGGCGAGGATGCCTGGTTCGAGAAGAACGACGCCTTCGACAGGGATTTTCGCAACGGCTTTCTCGAATTGCACCATGCCGCCGCGCGGCGCGAATGCGACGACTGGAGCGCCCACGCCGAAGGCTCGCTGGCGTTGATGATCCTGCTCGACCAGTTTCCCCGCAATTGCTTTCGCGGCACGGCGCATATGTACGCGACCGATCCGCTGGCCAGGTACTTCGCTGCGAAGGCGATCGCCGCCGGCCAGGACCTGGAACTGGAAGAGCCGGTGCGCGTCTTCCTCTATCTGCCCTTCGAGCATTCGGAACTGTTTGCGGATCAGCAAAGGTCGTTGGAGCTGACGACCGCCAGGGCGCCGGACTACATCAAATATGCGCAGGAGCACTTGGACATCATCAAGCGCTTTGGCCGCTTCCCGCACCGCAACAGGATGCTTGGCCGCGAGACGACGCCGGAAGAACAGGCTTTCCTCGACGGCGGCGGTTTTTCAGGCTGA